A genomic region of Nymphaea colorata isolate Beijing-Zhang1983 chromosome 2, ASM883128v2, whole genome shotgun sequence contains the following coding sequences:
- the LOC116248429 gene encoding uncharacterized protein LOC116248429 isoform X2 has protein sequence MNNALKISTSHIHHLQVVSLGNRAAHIHSTAVLERRRRTQWDSRCNNYSKRFRKMEAKRTLLRNVSAYAEYLFQSWNTTDDPRDYSRSGTTSSWYKRAFIGGANKAKWSRGPEESPWESYRRNKKGGFQFCSDEDEEVENIFRYAFSGNRCFYWSFTREEGSNESSHWRNFSDHYHRRSWNWRYGAHDSNESYAEGNFTRSDSVSDRLILGLNASGPLKLEDVKSAYRSCALRWHPDRHQGSSKAVAEEKFKDCSAAYKSLCEKLAMA, from the exons ATGAATAATGCCTTGAAGATCAGCACTAGCCACATTCATCATCTCCAGGTCGTATCTTTGGGGAATAGGGCTGCCCATATTCATTCTACTGCTGTTctggagaggaggaggagaaccCAATGGGATTCA AGATGCAACAATTATTCCAAAAGATTCAGAAAGATGGAAGCAAAAAGGACACTGCTGAGGAATGTTAGTGCATATGCAGAGTATCTTTTTCAG AGCTGGAACACTACTGACGATCCACGTGACTATTCAAGAAGTGGGACAACTTCTTCATGGTATAAAAGGGCTTTTATTGGTGGTGCCAACAAGGCAAAATGGAGTCGTGGTCCAGAGGAATCTCCATGGGAAAGTTATAGAAGGAACA AGAAAGGtggatttcaattttgttcGGATGAAGATGAGGAAGTGGAGAATATATTTCGATATGCATTTTCTGGGAACCGGTGCTTCTATTGGTCCTTCACTAGAGAAGAAGGCTCCAACGAAAGCTCGCATTGGAGAAACTTTTCTGACCATTACCATAGAAGGAGTTGGAATTGGAGGTATGGAGCACATGATTCTAATGAGTCTTATGCAGAGGGTAATTTCACcagatcagattcagtttcTGATCGACTAATTCTTGGCTTGAATGCTTCTGGTCCTCTCAAACTTGAAGATGTTAAGAGTGC GTATAGATCTTGTGCCTTAAGGTGGCATCCAGACCGTCATCAAGGTTCTTCAAAG GCTGTTGCAGAGGAAAAATTTAAGGATTGCAGTGCAGCATACAAATCACTCTGTGAAAAGCTGGCAATGGCTTAA
- the LOC116248429 gene encoding uncharacterized protein LOC116248429 isoform X1 translates to MNNALKISTSHIHHLQVVSLGNRAAHIHSTAVLERRRRTQWDSRCNNYSKRFRKMEAKRTLLRNVSAYAEYLFQGMCGSSRHDEDKSTQRQLHILIFGALCYAELLMTSSWNTTDDPRDYSRSGTTSSWYKRAFIGGANKAKWSRGPEESPWESYRRNKKGGFQFCSDEDEEVENIFRYAFSGNRCFYWSFTREEGSNESSHWRNFSDHYHRRSWNWRYGAHDSNESYAEGNFTRSDSVSDRLILGLNASGPLKLEDVKSAYRSCALRWHPDRHQGSSKAVAEEKFKDCSAAYKSLCEKLAMA, encoded by the exons ATGAATAATGCCTTGAAGATCAGCACTAGCCACATTCATCATCTCCAGGTCGTATCTTTGGGGAATAGGGCTGCCCATATTCATTCTACTGCTGTTctggagaggaggaggagaaccCAATGGGATTCA AGATGCAACAATTATTCCAAAAGATTCAGAAAGATGGAAGCAAAAAGGACACTGCTGAGGAATGTTAGTGCATATGCAGAGTATCTTTTTCAG GGAATGTGTGGTTCAAGCAGGCACGATGAGGACAAATCTACACAAAGGCAATTGCACATTTTAATTTTTGGGGCCTTATGCTATGCTGAGCTACTCATGACTTCG AGCTGGAACACTACTGACGATCCACGTGACTATTCAAGAAGTGGGACAACTTCTTCATGGTATAAAAGGGCTTTTATTGGTGGTGCCAACAAGGCAAAATGGAGTCGTGGTCCAGAGGAATCTCCATGGGAAAGTTATAGAAGGAACA AGAAAGGtggatttcaattttgttcGGATGAAGATGAGGAAGTGGAGAATATATTTCGATATGCATTTTCTGGGAACCGGTGCTTCTATTGGTCCTTCACTAGAGAAGAAGGCTCCAACGAAAGCTCGCATTGGAGAAACTTTTCTGACCATTACCATAGAAGGAGTTGGAATTGGAGGTATGGAGCACATGATTCTAATGAGTCTTATGCAGAGGGTAATTTCACcagatcagattcagtttcTGATCGACTAATTCTTGGCTTGAATGCTTCTGGTCCTCTCAAACTTGAAGATGTTAAGAGTGC GTATAGATCTTGTGCCTTAAGGTGGCATCCAGACCGTCATCAAGGTTCTTCAAAG GCTGTTGCAGAGGAAAAATTTAAGGATTGCAGTGCAGCATACAAATCACTCTGTGAAAAGCTGGCAATGGCTTAA
- the LOC116248808 gene encoding protein GRIM REAPER-like, with protein sequence MSSRLFLVLLFLVAFSELCVCTELRLTADQVGEIPPSKNLDSSPPGGTAIDGITHSAFLKAGYGDSLLGGPRKFHQHQQQRPNCPKGCRGLPGLHVCCGTSGCKNILRNRYHCGACHRPCPFGQACCEGFCVDTMDDENHCGKCGMACAAGVACIFGMCGYSLG encoded by the coding sequence ATGTCTTCCAGGCTCTTCCTTGTTCTCCTTTTCCTGGTCGCCTTCTCTGAGCTCTGTGTTTGCACAGAGTTGAGATTAACAGCTGATCAAGTGGGAGAGATACCACCCTCCAAGAACCTGGACTCTTCTCCCCCTGGTGGGACAGCCATTGATGGGATCACCCATTCAGCCTTTCTCAAGGCTGGTTATGGCGACAGCCTGCTTGGAGGGCCCAGGAAGTTTcaccagcaccagcagcagAGGCCCAACTGTCCTAAGGGCTGCCGGGGATTGCCTGGTCTCCATGTCTGCTGTGGAACGAGTGGTTGCAAGAACATACTGAGGAATCGATATCACTGTGGTGCTTGCCACCGGCCATGTCCCTTCGGCCAGGCTTGCTGCGAAGGGTTCTGCGTCGATACGATGGATGACGAAAACCACTGCGGGAAATGCGGGATGGCCTGCGCTGCGGGCGTGGCCTGCATCTTTGGCATGTGCGGCTACAGCCTTGGCTAG
- the LOC116248211 gene encoding probable protein phosphatase 2C 43, producing the protein MFSWLARAAAACIGPVLQFRPSSKDEDDRDDSLLWSRDLCPHSAGEFSIGVVQANERIEDHSQVETGSAGTFVGIYDGHGGPEASCFVLDHLFPHLMRIARENGSISEDVLRNAFSATEAGFLSLVRRSAAIKPSIAATGSCCLVGVIWNKTLCVANLGDSRAVLGCLGRSGNIIAEQLTQDHNASMEEVRQELRSLHPDDSQIVVQKQGVWRVKGIIQVSRSIGDAYLKRPEFIVDPSFPRFQLAGPLRRPVLSAEPSIRTRVIRPQDKFLIFASDGLWEHLTNQQAVEIVYAYPRKGIARRLIRIALKEAARKREMRYQDLKKVEKGVRRFFHDDITVVVLFVDHELLSKDVVMPDLSVKGFVDSVGSSDFSILKGI; encoded by the exons ATGTTCTCGTGGCTAGCGAGAGCCGCGGCGGCCTGCATCGGCCCGGTACTTCAGTTCAGGCCTTCGAGCAAGGATGAAGACGATCGCGACGACTCACTCCTCTGGTCCCGGGATTTATGCCCACACTCTGCTGGGGAGTTCTCGATCGGCGTTGTCCAGGCTAATGAGCGCATAGAGGACCATAGTCAGGTTGAGACTGGTTCCGCCGGGACGTTCGTCGGGATATATGACGGGCATGGTGGCCCCGAGGCTTCCTGCTTCGTCTTGGATCACTTGTTTCCTCATCTCATGA GAATTGCTCGAGAAAATGGATCAATAAGTGAAGATGTTCTTCGAAATGCATTTTCTGCTACTGAAGCtggatttctctctcttgttcgaCGATCTGCAGCAATAAAACCGTCGATTGCAGCCACTGGCTCATGTTGTTTGGTGGGAGTTATATGGAACAAAACATTATGTGTTGCCAATCTTGGTGATTCTCGTGCAGTTCTTGGTTGTTTAGGTAGGTCTGGTAATATTATTGCAGAACAGCTGACTCAAGATCATAATGCAAGTATGGAGGAAGTCAGGCAGGAGCTGAGGTCCTTGCATCCTGATGATTCACAAATTGTTGTGCAGAAGCAGGGGGTGTGGCGTGTTAAAGGCATCATTCAG GTGTCTAGATCTATTGGGGATGCATATCTGAAGAGGCCGGAGTTCATTGTTGATCCATCATTTCCTCGGTTCCAGCTTGCAGGACCACTTCGTCGTCCTGTATTATCTGCTGAACCATCCATACGTACTAGAGTTATACGACCTCaagataaatttttaatatttgcaTCAGATGGCCTTTGGGAACACCTGACAAATCAGCAAGCTGTTGAAATTGTGTATGCATATCCTAGaaaa GGCATTGCAAGGAGGCTTATAAGGATAGCTTTGAAAGAAGCAGCCAGGAAGAGGGAAATGAGGTACCAGGAtctgaaaaaggttgaaaaggGGGTTCGGCGCTTCTTCCATGATGATATAACCGTCGTTGTGTTATTTGTAGATCATGAATTGCTCAGTAAGGACGTTGTCATGCCTGATCTCTCAGTGAAAGGTTTTGTAGACTCAGTTGGATCGTCTGATTTCTCCATTCTGAAAGGTATCTGA
- the LOC116248171 gene encoding uncharacterized protein LOC116248171 isoform X1 produces MALRTSCFAENPALISHGFSTCRVVDSTPSLRPSTLSLSLGNPRPSSCRRRIRRITPAVSTNVDADLPVQHADVKATSSAGWREFARRVSGEWDGYGADFSHEGKPIELPEAVVPEAFKEWEVKVFDWQTQCPTLAETEKPVLVYKVIKLLPTVGCEADAATRHSIDERWVGGTNNSVSSFAYHHNGCYVAVWPINDKRSANTSKLLELEHCLVDPGNQESRVRIVLVVQMIENGGKGSSMVKLRNVRVFREQWYGPFRNGDQLGGCSIREPAFASTEVLQNEELIGTWESHEFASRFGNNHENVKELLDETSRRLVRDEHGLVLLPKKLWCVYKESEDGKIYGEAGWLLDHDRALTSRCVLLRDGTVEAMAIGHEKRQH; encoded by the exons ATGGCGCTCCGTACTTCATGTTTCGCTGAGAACCCAGCTCTAATCTCCCACGGGTTCTCCACTTGCAGGGTGGTGGATTCTACTCCCTCTCTCCGTCCTTCCACGCTTTCCCTCTCCCTCGGAAATCCCCGCCCTTCTTCTTGCCGGCGCAGAATTCGCAGGATCACTCCCGCCGTTTCCACGAACGTCGATGCCGATCTCCCCGTCCAGCATGCGGACGTCAAGGCGACCAGCAGTG CAGGGTGGAGAGAATTTGCTAGACGCGTATCTGGCGAGTGGGATGGATATGGGGCAGACTTTTCACATGAAGGAAAGCCTATTGAGCTACCTGAAGCAGTAGTTCCTGAGGCTTTTAAGGAATGGGAAGTTAAGGTGTTTGATTGGCAAACCCAGTGTCCTACTCTTGCTGAAACAGAGAAACCTGTGCTTGTGTACAAAGTGATCAAGCTCCTCCCGACAGTTGGTTGTGAAGCTGATGCTGCTACTCGACACAGCATAGATGAAAGGTGGGTTGGAGGCACGAACAACAGCGTCTCTTCATTTGCCTACCATCATAATGGCTGTTATGTAGCCGTCTGGCCAATTAATGATAAGAGAAGTGCGAATACGTCAAAGCTTCTGGAATTGGAGCATTGTTTGGTTGATCCTGGCAATCAGGAATCCCGTGTAAGGATAGTGCTTGTTGTCCAAATGATAGAAAATGGTGGGAAAGGTAGTTCAATGGTAAAGCTGCGCAATGTAAGGGTCTTCCGTGAGCAATGGTATGGGCCATTCAGGAATGGTGATCAACTTGGTGGCTGCTCTATTCGTGAACCTGCATTTGCTTCTACCGAAGTTCTTCAAAATGAAGAACTTATAGGAACATGGGAGAGTCACGAATTTGCTTCAAGATTCGGAAACAACCAT GAAAATGTTAAAGAGCTGCTAGATGAGACCTCAAGAAGGTTGGTGAGGGATGAACATGGCCTTGTCTTATTACCGAAGAAGTTGTGGTGTGTGTACAAGGAAAGTGAGGACGGAAAAATTTATGGAGAAGCTGGTTGGTTGTTGGATCATGATAGAGCCCTGACTTCCAGATGTGTTCTCTTGAGAGATGGAACTGTAGAG GCAATGGCTATCGGACATGAAAAGCGTCAGCATTAA
- the LOC116248171 gene encoding uncharacterized protein LOC116248171 isoform X2 produces the protein MALRTSCFAENPALISHGFSTCRVVDSTPSLRPSTLSLSLGNPRPSSCRRRIRRITPAVSTNVDADLPVQHADVKATSSGWREFARRVSGEWDGYGADFSHEGKPIELPEAVVPEAFKEWEVKVFDWQTQCPTLAETEKPVLVYKVIKLLPTVGCEADAATRHSIDERWVGGTNNSVSSFAYHHNGCYVAVWPINDKRSANTSKLLELEHCLVDPGNQESRVRIVLVVQMIENGGKGSSMVKLRNVRVFREQWYGPFRNGDQLGGCSIREPAFASTEVLQNEELIGTWESHEFASRFGNNHENVKELLDETSRRLVRDEHGLVLLPKKLWCVYKESEDGKIYGEAGWLLDHDRALTSRCVLLRDGTVEAMAIGHEKRQH, from the exons ATGGCGCTCCGTACTTCATGTTTCGCTGAGAACCCAGCTCTAATCTCCCACGGGTTCTCCACTTGCAGGGTGGTGGATTCTACTCCCTCTCTCCGTCCTTCCACGCTTTCCCTCTCCCTCGGAAATCCCCGCCCTTCTTCTTGCCGGCGCAGAATTCGCAGGATCACTCCCGCCGTTTCCACGAACGTCGATGCCGATCTCCCCGTCCAGCATGCGGACGTCAAGGCGACCAGCAGTG GGTGGAGAGAATTTGCTAGACGCGTATCTGGCGAGTGGGATGGATATGGGGCAGACTTTTCACATGAAGGAAAGCCTATTGAGCTACCTGAAGCAGTAGTTCCTGAGGCTTTTAAGGAATGGGAAGTTAAGGTGTTTGATTGGCAAACCCAGTGTCCTACTCTTGCTGAAACAGAGAAACCTGTGCTTGTGTACAAAGTGATCAAGCTCCTCCCGACAGTTGGTTGTGAAGCTGATGCTGCTACTCGACACAGCATAGATGAAAGGTGGGTTGGAGGCACGAACAACAGCGTCTCTTCATTTGCCTACCATCATAATGGCTGTTATGTAGCCGTCTGGCCAATTAATGATAAGAGAAGTGCGAATACGTCAAAGCTTCTGGAATTGGAGCATTGTTTGGTTGATCCTGGCAATCAGGAATCCCGTGTAAGGATAGTGCTTGTTGTCCAAATGATAGAAAATGGTGGGAAAGGTAGTTCAATGGTAAAGCTGCGCAATGTAAGGGTCTTCCGTGAGCAATGGTATGGGCCATTCAGGAATGGTGATCAACTTGGTGGCTGCTCTATTCGTGAACCTGCATTTGCTTCTACCGAAGTTCTTCAAAATGAAGAACTTATAGGAACATGGGAGAGTCACGAATTTGCTTCAAGATTCGGAAACAACCAT GAAAATGTTAAAGAGCTGCTAGATGAGACCTCAAGAAGGTTGGTGAGGGATGAACATGGCCTTGTCTTATTACCGAAGAAGTTGTGGTGTGTGTACAAGGAAAGTGAGGACGGAAAAATTTATGGAGAAGCTGGTTGGTTGTTGGATCATGATAGAGCCCTGACTTCCAGATGTGTTCTCTTGAGAGATGGAACTGTAGAG GCAATGGCTATCGGACATGAAAAGCGTCAGCATTAA